In one Moritella sp. 5 genomic region, the following are encoded:
- a CDS encoding DUF3570 domain-containing protein produces the protein MNIKLPLTLLGLAAGSVSAADHVSIHHLSFEEYGDKIKAGDNILSLEKNIGLDWTITAELGYDTVSGASPAWVPTTPSSGVIAGKRTQEAQDKTSEVIRAGYDPYRGNYEMRPVELEDTRYSAATNVTFRDKDRDEWTLGVNYSQEDDYKSMGANAKALLYTDSSKNRSFSLGGSVLSDQTLAFQEYQNGGNEQQWKDIFTSSMEVGMSQVFTPNLYATFTAYGGYKSGYLSNHYLTVLREVDIDDDGKISDDEVFLAQDSRPDTRISGGINVQTFYSVTDRVVVRPRYKFFTDDWGVMSHQLGGKMSIKITDWLMLAPGYSWYSQQGANFFIDPKSSDPTFASTGYATTDIRLGDFNANAYELGISLKLSSKWRMNALAAYYEQSNGYASRWWAVGVTYDY, from the coding sequence ATGAATATAAAATTACCGTTAACCCTACTTGGCCTTGCTGCTGGCTCTGTATCTGCTGCAGACCATGTATCGATCCATCATTTGAGTTTTGAAGAATACGGCGATAAGATCAAAGCCGGGGACAACATTCTCTCGCTAGAGAAGAATATTGGTTTGGATTGGACCATCACAGCCGAACTTGGTTATGACACTGTATCTGGAGCTTCACCAGCTTGGGTGCCGACAACGCCATCATCGGGTGTTATTGCGGGAAAACGTACGCAAGAAGCACAAGATAAGACGTCGGAAGTCATCCGTGCGGGTTATGACCCTTACCGCGGTAATTATGAGATGCGTCCCGTTGAGTTAGAGGATACGCGCTATTCTGCGGCAACAAATGTGACCTTCCGGGATAAAGACCGAGATGAATGGACTCTGGGCGTGAACTACTCACAAGAAGATGATTATAAAAGTATGGGCGCGAATGCGAAAGCCTTGCTCTATACAGACAGCAGTAAAAACCGTTCATTTAGCCTTGGTGGTTCAGTCCTTTCTGATCAGACATTGGCGTTTCAGGAATATCAAAATGGCGGCAATGAACAGCAATGGAAAGACATCTTTACATCAAGTATGGAAGTAGGGATGTCACAAGTATTCACTCCTAATTTGTATGCAACCTTTACGGCCTACGGCGGTTATAAAAGTGGTTATTTGAGCAATCATTATCTTACAGTATTACGTGAAGTCGATATTGATGATGACGGTAAAATTAGTGATGATGAAGTATTTTTGGCGCAAGACTCGCGCCCTGATACACGTATTTCTGGAGGGATTAATGTACAAACATTTTATAGTGTGACTGACCGTGTAGTTGTGCGTCCGCGTTATAAATTTTTCACCGATGATTGGGGCGTAATGTCGCATCAACTGGGTGGTAAAATGAGTATCAAAATCACGGATTGGTTAATGCTGGCGCCGGGTTATTCTTGGTATAGTCAGCAAGGTGCGAATTTCTTTATTGACCCAAAATCCAGCGATCCAACATTCGCCTCAACAGGTTATGCCACTACCGACATTCGTTTGGGTGATTTTAATGCCAATGCCTATGAATTGGGTATAAGCCTTAAATTATCAAGTAAATGGCGGATGAATGCATTAGCGGCTTATTATGAACAGAGTAATGGTTATGCTAGTCGCTGGTGGGCAGTAGGGGTAACATATGACTATTAA
- a CDS encoding FAD:protein FMN transferase: MTIKQSYVHRFMAMTVPCEATLIASEAAELARDIETNTRRLEEKFNFYSDTSMLTKTINQRSGKRVVIDSETLDILTKVREYSIATQGIFDITVGTVKTLLQNNAKTREQVYQDAVPYMGLSAWDIEDNILIMHFPITQLDLGGVIKEVAVDQALAIAEQASSGALINFGGDVRASGCKVDGSDFVVAVVNPHEQTQALFALPLRNQALTTSAHYARRQQFSDQESSHILASQDTHQQVISVTVVADSALQAGIISTALTINPRLTVPEEIGFALVDEQLNVHQNTDFLLS, from the coding sequence ATGACTATTAAGCAATCTTATGTACATCGTTTTATGGCGATGACAGTACCTTGCGAAGCGACTTTGATTGCATCGGAAGCTGCGGAGTTAGCACGGGATATTGAAACTAATACACGCCGTTTAGAAGAAAAATTTAATTTCTATTCTGATACCTCAATGTTAACGAAAACGATTAACCAGCGCAGTGGTAAACGCGTGGTTATCGACTCTGAGACACTGGATATTCTAACTAAGGTGCGTGAGTATAGTATTGCGACGCAGGGGATCTTTGATATTACGGTTGGTACGGTCAAAACGTTATTGCAAAACAATGCTAAAACACGTGAACAGGTCTATCAAGATGCAGTACCTTATATGGGGTTATCGGCCTGGGATATAGAAGATAATATCTTGATCATGCATTTCCCTATTACGCAATTGGATCTCGGTGGGGTGATTAAAGAAGTCGCCGTTGATCAGGCGTTAGCCATTGCAGAGCAAGCCAGTAGTGGTGCGTTAATTAACTTTGGTGGTGATGTTCGTGCCTCGGGCTGTAAAGTGGATGGCAGTGACTTTGTGGTGGCAGTGGTTAACCCGCATGAACAGACGCAAGCGCTGTTTGCTTTACCACTACGTAATCAGGCACTGACTACATCAGCGCATTATGCAAGACGACAACAGTTTTCAGACCAAGAAAGTTCTCATATTCTCGCGTCACAAGATACTCACCAGCAGGTTATTTCAGTGACGGTTGTAGCTGATAGCGCATTGCAAGCTGGGATAATAAGTACAGCATTAACGATTAACCCTCGCTTAACGGTTCCCGAAGAAATTGGGTTTGCATTAGTTGATGAGCAGTTGAATGTTCATCAAAATACGGATTTTTTATTATCATGA
- the dsbD gene encoding protein-disulfide reductase DsbD produces the protein MTLLFKLNDAMKQLCIMLLLLTSVSAIAQTQASSHAESEFLTVNQAFPFSSQVLSAEDGDKLVLTFATEQGYYLYHKRFSFNVTSGNVSLAKPQFSIVAEQKQDPNFGLVKVYHQPLTVTLPFTGSGSVKVRYQGCADSGLCYLPQRKVIELEAKVTNSSVIPSVVEPISPASSQLMSVAGASANDSQSLASMLAGAGRAQALLLFFVLGLGLAFTPCVLPMIPILSSIIGGQGSGMTGWKGFYISLAYVLGMASSYALIGVLMATVGQGVNIQAAMQQTWLLVIFSGLFVLLALAMFGVYELQLPSRLQVALNNQSQRLTGGKAITVFMMGAISALVVSPCVSAPLAGALLYVSTTQDWLFGGGVLFVMALGMGVPLVIIGTSGGKFLPSSGPWMVRVKQGFGVMLLAIAILLISRFAAPSVTLGLWALLMISCAMYIHNITDIQASRLWLRHVVVFVSLVYGAMLFVGMMTGADDMADPLQHITQRSAISTGSEKDARPLFMKTASVQNIDNAINNLQAPKVVTMVDLYADWCTSCKVMEKHVFSDPSVAIAMTAINALKFDITDNTKPQSEWMAKAKLFGPPSMLFFDGDGNEIEQLRVVGEMDKQQFLAHLKLVAEAVPLS, from the coding sequence ATGACGTTACTTTTTAAATTAAATGATGCAATGAAGCAGCTATGTATCATGTTGCTGCTGTTAACCAGTGTTAGCGCTATTGCGCAGACGCAAGCGAGCAGTCATGCTGAGTCTGAATTCCTTACGGTTAACCAAGCATTTCCATTTTCATCACAAGTATTAAGCGCTGAAGATGGCGATAAATTGGTATTAACGTTTGCGACCGAGCAGGGTTATTACCTTTACCACAAACGCTTTTCTTTCAATGTCACGAGTGGCAATGTTAGCTTGGCTAAACCACAATTTTCAATTGTCGCAGAACAAAAACAAGATCCTAATTTTGGTTTAGTGAAGGTTTATCATCAACCGCTAACGGTTACCTTGCCGTTTACGGGAAGTGGTAGTGTTAAGGTCCGCTACCAAGGGTGTGCTGATAGTGGTTTATGTTATTTACCACAGCGTAAAGTGATTGAACTTGAAGCTAAGGTGACCAATAGCTCGGTTATACCGTCTGTTGTTGAACCTATCAGTCCAGCGTCAAGCCAGTTGATGAGTGTGGCGGGGGCTTCAGCGAATGACAGCCAAAGTTTAGCGAGTATGTTAGCGGGGGCTGGACGAGCGCAAGCCTTGTTACTTTTCTTCGTACTTGGTTTAGGGCTTGCTTTTACCCCTTGTGTCTTGCCGATGATCCCCATTTTATCGAGCATCATTGGTGGTCAAGGCTCTGGCATGACGGGCTGGAAAGGTTTTTATATTTCGTTAGCCTATGTGTTGGGTATGGCATCAAGCTATGCACTGATTGGCGTGTTAATGGCGACGGTTGGGCAGGGCGTTAATATACAAGCGGCGATGCAACAAACCTGGTTGTTAGTGATATTTTCGGGTTTATTTGTATTGTTAGCACTGGCGATGTTTGGTGTTTATGAATTGCAATTACCATCGCGTTTACAGGTCGCATTAAATAACCAATCGCAACGCTTAACTGGGGGGAAGGCTATAACGGTATTTATGATGGGCGCTATTTCAGCCTTAGTGGTATCGCCTTGTGTATCAGCGCCACTGGCGGGGGCATTATTGTATGTTTCTACCACTCAAGATTGGTTGTTTGGTGGTGGTGTATTGTTCGTGATGGCATTAGGCATGGGCGTACCCTTGGTGATAATCGGTACGTCGGGTGGTAAATTCTTACCAAGCAGCGGCCCTTGGATGGTCCGTGTTAAACAAGGGTTTGGCGTAATGCTACTGGCGATCGCTATCTTACTTATCAGCCGGTTTGCTGCTCCGAGTGTGACTCTTGGATTGTGGGCATTACTTATGATCAGTTGTGCTATGTACATTCATAACATTACTGATATTCAAGCAAGTCGTTTGTGGTTACGTCATGTAGTGGTATTCGTATCCTTGGTTTACGGCGCTATGTTATTTGTGGGCATGATGACAGGCGCTGATGATATGGCTGATCCGCTGCAGCATATCACCCAGCGTAGCGCTATTAGTACGGGTTCTGAGAAAGACGCGCGACCGTTGTTTATGAAAACTGCGTCGGTACAAAATATTGATAATGCGATTAATAATCTGCAAGCGCCGAAAGTCGTGACTATGGTCGACCTCTACGCAGACTGGTGTACATCGTGTAAAGTGATGGAAAAACACGTGTTTTCAGACCCAAGTGTTGCTATAGCAATGACCGCAATTAATGCGCTAAAATTTGATATTACGGACAATACCAAGCCGCAATCAGAATGGATGGCGAAAGCAAAATTATTTGGACCGCCAAGTATGTTGTTTTTTGATGGTGACGGTAATGAAATTGAGCAATTACGTGTTGTTGGTGAGATGGATAAACAGCAGTTTTTAGCACACCTTAAATTAGTCGCTGAAGCGGTTCCGTTAAGTTAA
- a CDS encoding GTPase family protein, whose amino-acid sequence MKRVKNSLAQLNNLSAGVTTVLTLAVFLPILVLCGFGLYAIIQYGYTLQFAIVLVATFLISYIPLLLLRRKTQLKADELLISEDRLSEGRTPEDSLVKASADWSDAENAIWQRLNQKIETQLAEDDEWGSLKTHGLVIANTTAQAFSRADFQFSVTDGLKLLEEVSRRYRVILKENVPFVESIKVSHLKFAYDHQDQIETGKQAADLLSKAYRVYQFINPTAAIAKEVRNKLLGDMAGSVGANLQLNMKRAFLQEVAAVSIDLYSGRFSIAESDINKSTIAEEDENRQPEQLEPLRIAVIGQISAGKSSLINTIKGALDAEVSALPSTSEVHVYSCAVGDIEVLKLVDLPGLDGNEKTSKTVLKHVTNADMVLWVLKANQSSRQLDRQFMLRLDEFYAHKDNLHRKRPVFTGILNQVDKLKPLAEWSPPYDLAQSDSAKVVTINKAIDYNQKLLNFDTIIPTSFSTESKTWGQESLAQLIANNVDESINVQRNRQRLEGRNNGASEQLKRVFKGGKSLFKNLI is encoded by the coding sequence ATGAAACGCGTTAAAAATAGTCTCGCACAGCTTAATAACCTCTCGGCGGGTGTAACAACAGTACTTACATTAGCGGTATTCCTGCCCATACTTGTACTATGTGGTTTTGGTTTATACGCCATTATTCAATATGGTTATACCCTGCAGTTTGCAATTGTATTAGTGGCTACATTTCTCATCTCTTATATCCCCCTATTACTATTACGTCGAAAAACACAACTGAAAGCCGATGAATTGCTCATATCTGAAGACCGTTTATCTGAAGGAAGAACCCCAGAAGACAGCTTAGTGAAAGCCTCTGCCGATTGGTCTGATGCCGAAAACGCCATTTGGCAACGTCTTAACCAAAAGATTGAAACGCAGCTCGCCGAAGATGATGAATGGGGCTCGTTAAAAACACACGGCCTTGTTATCGCAAATACCACAGCTCAAGCATTTTCCCGTGCTGACTTTCAATTTTCAGTCACCGACGGATTAAAGCTATTAGAGGAAGTAAGCCGCCGCTATCGCGTCATTCTCAAAGAAAACGTGCCCTTTGTTGAAAGTATTAAAGTCTCACACTTAAAGTTTGCTTATGATCATCAAGATCAAATTGAAACCGGCAAGCAAGCCGCAGACTTACTCAGTAAAGCGTATCGTGTTTATCAATTCATCAACCCCACAGCAGCGATAGCGAAAGAAGTGCGTAACAAGTTACTCGGGGATATGGCTGGTAGTGTCGGTGCAAATTTACAGCTCAATATGAAAAGAGCGTTTCTGCAAGAAGTCGCGGCAGTTTCAATTGATTTATACAGTGGCCGTTTTTCTATTGCAGAAAGCGATATTAACAAAAGCACGATCGCAGAGGAAGATGAAAATCGTCAGCCAGAGCAGCTTGAACCCTTACGTATTGCGGTAATCGGGCAAATCAGTGCCGGTAAGTCGTCGCTTATCAACACGATAAAAGGGGCGCTGGATGCAGAAGTAAGCGCACTGCCCTCCACCAGCGAAGTGCATGTTTATAGTTGTGCAGTGGGTGATATTGAAGTGCTAAAGTTGGTGGATTTACCCGGCCTTGATGGTAATGAAAAAACCAGCAAAACAGTGCTTAAACATGTAACCAATGCGGATATGGTGTTGTGGGTATTAAAAGCAAACCAATCATCACGGCAACTTGATCGTCAATTCATGCTTCGCTTAGATGAGTTTTACGCGCATAAAGATAACTTACACCGTAAAAGACCTGTGTTCACGGGTATTTTAAACCAAGTGGATAAGTTAAAACCCTTGGCTGAATGGTCGCCACCGTATGATTTAGCCCAGTCTGACTCAGCAAAAGTAGTGACGATTAACAAAGCGATTGATTACAACCAAAAGTTACTTAACTTCGATACTATCATCCCGACTTCGTTTTCAACTGAATCGAAGACGTGGGGACAGGAAAGTCTAGCGCAACTGATTGCCAATAATGTGGATGAAAGCATTAACGTGCAACGTAATCGTCAACGTTTAGAAGGGAGAAATAACGGTGCATCTGAACAATTAAAACGTGTCTTTAAAGGCGGGAAAAGTTTGTTTAAAAACCTTATTTAA
- a CDS encoding YcjF family protein: MLDAIKEFINPSENSNLSKAFEYQNTHLPTLWLLGKTGAGKSSLIQTITGDSDVEVGNGFEPCTMTSHAYSYPKATPLLRFLDTRGLSEADYDPAEDIKISAQQGHALLVIAKAEEPEQSDVLNALKKIKKQNSIKQILIIHTAVKQLSADEQTKTVQYNQQQFEKIWGDELPYLEVDFELSDGDTFGIPALKNKLTELLPIIQQLNDVQQHADTESANFQTLKTEVLWYAGSAGAADAIPAVGLVAVPSIQAKMLHSLANQYGIDWNKQAFAEFIGTLGSGFAFQYASKFGIRQLVKLIPAYGQTIGSASAAVISFASTYAIGRAACKYMYHKSKGETVSNKDMQTVYKDALSNIKEVAKNETR, encoded by the coding sequence ATGCTTGACGCCATTAAAGAATTCATCAATCCAAGTGAAAATTCCAATTTATCAAAAGCATTCGAGTATCAAAATACGCACTTACCAACATTATGGTTACTGGGTAAAACAGGCGCAGGTAAATCGTCATTGATCCAAACGATTACTGGCGATAGTGATGTTGAGGTAGGTAATGGTTTCGAACCTTGCACAATGACATCACACGCTTACAGCTACCCTAAAGCGACCCCTTTACTGCGTTTCCTTGATACGCGAGGATTATCAGAGGCGGACTACGACCCGGCTGAGGATATTAAGATCAGTGCGCAACAAGGCCATGCTTTACTTGTCATAGCCAAAGCTGAAGAACCGGAACAAAGCGATGTTCTTAATGCACTAAAAAAGATTAAAAAACAAAATTCAATCAAACAGATTTTAATCATTCATACAGCCGTTAAACAACTCTCTGCTGATGAACAAACCAAAACAGTACAATATAACCAACAGCAATTTGAAAAAATATGGGGTGATGAACTGCCCTACCTTGAAGTCGATTTTGAACTCTCGGACGGCGACACATTTGGCATTCCAGCTTTAAAAAATAAGCTAACGGAATTACTGCCAATTATCCAACAGCTTAACGACGTACAACAACACGCGGATACAGAAAGTGCTAATTTTCAAACGTTAAAAACAGAAGTACTCTGGTATGCAGGTTCGGCTGGGGCAGCAGATGCAATTCCTGCTGTTGGATTGGTTGCAGTGCCGAGTATTCAGGCAAAAATGCTACACAGTTTAGCTAACCAATACGGTATCGATTGGAATAAACAAGCTTTTGCAGAATTTATCGGGACCTTAGGTTCGGGTTTTGCTTTCCAATATGCATCGAAGTTCGGTATTCGCCAATTAGTAAAATTAATTCCTGCTTACGGACAAACCATTGGTAGTGCATCTGCCGCCGTGATCAGTTTTGCATCTACGTATGCCATTGGCCGTGCGGCTTGCAAATACATGTATCACAAAAGCAAAGGGGAAACGGTGTCGAATAAAGACATGCAAACGGTATACAAAGACGCACTATCAAATATTAAAGAGGTAGCGAAAAATGAAACGCGTTAA
- a CDS encoding diguanylate cyclase codes for MIDNQACLSRSQQNIIDLDKWQQTVDLIAELFDSECGTIVQLRQNEFNVVVASQNEDNFLSRNDSWPWDVNSFCRNIIETKQGVNIQDAKLAPYWTSSPLVVEGKVRSYCGLPIFWPGGELFGTICIIDTKKTKNSSALLKVLAQFCRLITADLQMLRDCQKIRELALTDELTGLYNRRGLSFLGEQRIKDARRAKQTIGLVYLDIDNLKKVNDKQGHQVGDQCIINLANVLNVHGRESDIIARIGGDEFIIMTSFNDECIHDAQLNVLCSRILGCYNFAASEFDVGGVTSVSYGYQTFNNGQITVLEDMIEQADKRMYRNKRSKR; via the coding sequence ATGATTGATAACCAAGCCTGTTTATCTCGTTCGCAGCAAAATATTATTGATCTCGATAAGTGGCAGCAAACCGTGGATCTGATTGCTGAATTGTTTGATTCTGAGTGTGGTACGATTGTGCAATTACGTCAAAATGAATTTAATGTGGTTGTTGCGAGTCAAAATGAAGACAATTTTCTGTCTCGTAATGACTCATGGCCATGGGACGTGAATAGTTTTTGTCGAAATATTATTGAAACCAAGCAAGGGGTGAATATACAAGATGCGAAGCTCGCCCCTTACTGGACATCATCGCCGCTTGTGGTGGAAGGTAAAGTTCGTTCTTATTGTGGCTTACCTATATTTTGGCCTGGTGGTGAATTGTTTGGCACTATCTGTATTATTGATACCAAAAAAACGAAGAATTCATCAGCGCTGCTTAAGGTACTGGCACAGTTTTGTCGGTTAATTACCGCAGATTTACAAATGCTACGTGATTGTCAGAAGATCCGTGAGCTAGCATTAACGGATGAATTAACCGGTCTTTATAACCGCAGAGGGTTATCTTTTCTTGGTGAACAGCGCATTAAAGACGCACGACGGGCAAAGCAGACGATTGGTCTTGTTTACCTTGATATTGATAATTTAAAGAAAGTTAATGATAAACAGGGTCATCAAGTGGGTGATCAATGTATTATCAACCTTGCTAACGTATTAAACGTACATGGTCGGGAAAGTGATATTATTGCGCGTATAGGCGGTGATGAGTTTATCATTATGACGTCGTTTAATGATGAATGTATTCATGATGCACAATTAAACGTGCTTTGTTCACGTATACTAGGGTGTTATAACTTTGCAGCATCAGAATTCGATGTCGGTGGCGTAACATCGGTTAGTTATGGTTACCAAACATTTAATAATGGACAGATAACAGTGCTTGAAGACATGATTGAGCAAGCGGATAAGCGCATGTATAGAAATAAACGCAGTAAACGTTAA
- a CDS encoding DEAD/DEAH box helicase yields MPFSKFGLNKLITQAVAELGYEQPTPIQQKAIPAILSGKNLIAAAQTGTGKTASFVLPLLQMFSHKHTLRAKRIRALILTPTRELAVQVAENVEQYGKNLHLTSMAMYGGVDMEPQKQRLIEGVDILVATPGRLLDMAHQRALHFDELEVLVIDEADRMLDMGFVNDINKIIERLPQERQNLLFSATLSSQVRFLAKTAINYAMEISIEPEHTTAQQIDQWLTVVDKDVKSALLSHMIIENDWKQALIFIETKRGAAKLVSQLEKRGIKAESFHSGRSQAMREQLLAEFKAGDLGLLVATGVASRGIDIDDLDRVVNYDLPEEAADYVHRIGRTGRAGAAGEAISFVSRDDFRNLCAIEQLLDHVIERKEVEGFEAKVGIPESILGYVPKRSQPPRRRRPAKKK; encoded by the coding sequence ATGCCATTTTCTAAGTTTGGATTAAACAAATTAATTACCCAAGCAGTAGCTGAGTTAGGCTACGAGCAACCAACGCCGATTCAACAAAAAGCAATTCCGGCTATTTTATCGGGTAAAAACCTGATTGCAGCAGCGCAAACAGGAACGGGTAAAACAGCAAGTTTTGTATTACCACTATTACAAATGTTCAGCCACAAACATACACTACGTGCTAAACGTATTCGTGCGCTGATCTTAACACCAACTCGTGAACTGGCAGTTCAGGTAGCAGAAAACGTTGAGCAATACGGTAAAAATTTACACCTTACATCTATGGCGATGTACGGTGGTGTTGATATGGAACCACAAAAACAACGCCTTATTGAAGGTGTTGATATTCTAGTTGCGACGCCTGGTCGTTTATTAGATATGGCTCATCAACGTGCGCTTCACTTTGACGAACTAGAAGTACTAGTTATCGACGAAGCGGATAGAATGTTAGACATGGGTTTTGTTAACGATATCAACAAAATCATCGAGCGTTTACCGCAAGAACGTCAGAACTTACTGTTCTCAGCTACTTTGTCTAGTCAAGTACGTTTCTTGGCAAAAACAGCAATTAACTATGCAATGGAAATTTCGATTGAACCAGAGCATACAACTGCACAACAGATTGACCAGTGGTTAACTGTTGTTGATAAAGATGTGAAATCGGCATTGCTTAGCCACATGATTATTGAAAATGACTGGAAGCAAGCGTTAATCTTTATTGAAACAAAACGTGGTGCAGCCAAGTTAGTAAGCCAACTTGAAAAGCGTGGCATTAAAGCTGAATCATTCCACAGTGGCCGTAGTCAAGCGATGCGTGAGCAGTTACTAGCAGAATTTAAAGCCGGTGATCTTGGCTTACTTGTTGCTACTGGTGTTGCTTCTCGTGGTATTGATATTGATGATTTAGACCGTGTAGTAAACTACGATTTACCTGAAGAAGCAGCAGATTATGTTCACCGTATTGGTCGTACTGGTCGTGCTGGTGCAGCAGGTGAAGCGATTTCATTTGTTTCTCGTGATGATTTCCGTAACTTATGCGCTATCGAACAATTACTAGACCATGTTATCGAACGTAAAGAAGTTGAAGGTTTTGAAGCGAAAGTTGGTATCCCTGAGTCTATCTTAGGTTATGTACCTAAACGTTCACAACCACCACGTCGCCGCCGTCCAGCGAAGAAAAAATAG
- a CDS encoding ABC transporter ATP-binding protein: protein MSLVLNNLNVNYGSNEVLKNASIESLNTGSFTCLLGPNAAGKSTLFKAIAGLVKPSSGSIFLNDVDISTLSRKERAKKIAYLPQSFHSNVSLTVFESILLSLKHQSAWRVKQTDLLQVSTILEQLSISALADRDICDLSGGQQQMVAMARILVRSPEVILLDEPTSALDLHYQLSILSAVKELTITKKIITVAALHDLNLAAKFCDQLALLSDGRIKTQGEPEDVLGLSVLAEAYKVTTSLELTSGGYLYVDAQLAG, encoded by the coding sequence GCTAAATAATTTGAATGTTAATTATGGCAGTAATGAAGTATTAAAAAATGCTTCTATCGAAAGTTTAAACACAGGATCATTCACCTGCTTACTTGGTCCCAACGCAGCCGGAAAGTCGACATTATTCAAGGCTATTGCTGGATTGGTAAAACCATCATCCGGAAGTATTTTTTTGAATGATGTAGATATATCAACATTAAGCAGAAAAGAGCGAGCGAAAAAAATTGCCTACTTACCGCAATCTTTTCACTCTAATGTATCTTTGACTGTATTTGAAAGTATTTTATTGTCATTAAAGCACCAATCAGCCTGGCGCGTAAAACAAACTGACTTACTTCAAGTATCCACAATCTTAGAACAACTTTCTATCTCAGCATTAGCCGATAGGGATATTTGTGATTTAAGTGGCGGTCAACAGCAAATGGTCGCGATGGCAAGAATTTTAGTACGTTCACCCGAAGTTATTCTTCTCGATGAACCAACCAGTGCCTTAGATCTACACTATCAATTATCGATTCTATCTGCAGTCAAAGAACTTACTATCACCAAAAAAATAATCACGGTAGCAGCATTACATGATTTGAATCTAGCCGCTAAATTTTGTGATCAACTGGCTCTATTAAGTGATGGCCGGATAAAAACTCAAGGAGAACCTGAGGACGTACTCGGGTTATCAGTATTGGCTGAAGCCTACAAAGTAACAACCTCGTTAGAATTAACATCAGGCGGTTATTTGTATGTTGATGCTCAGTTAGCTGGTTAA